Proteins from one Bacteroides mediterraneensis genomic window:
- a CDS encoding efflux RND transporter permease subunit, with the protein MVRFLIKRPIAVLMAFTACFIVGLVTYFSLPVSLLPDIDIPQITVQVSGENSSARELENTMVAPLRRQLMQVSGLSEMRSETRDGSGIIRLSFDFGTDTDLAFIEVNEKIDAAMNSLPRDAARPKAVKASATDIPVFYLNMTLKKDVPYRETDGDAFLEMCTLAENVVKRRIEQLPQVAMADMTGVPQKMLRIVPDMGRMESLGMGIADLEAILSSNNVEPGSMLVRDGYYEYNIRIASILRTPEDVRQIWFNRNGQVRQLGDICDVQTVTRNETGRSLAGGKRAVTLAIIKQGEENMDNLRRELKETTDYFTRIYPDIEFSISRNQTELLDYTISNLQQNFTLGFLFIFIVAVFFIGDVRSPLVIGITMIASVVITFFFFYLCRVSLNVISLSGLILAVGMMIDNAIIVTENVSQYREKGYSLKRAAVAGTSEMITPMLSSSLTTIAVFVPLVFMSGIAGAIFMDEAFSITSGLMVSYFTGIMLLPVLYVLFYRTGIRKHNWFTANFKNLLKNEWLTRFYDAGIEWVFAHKTVTMFLAIVSLPLCVLMFLVIDKERMPEIDQNEVVVGIEWNENIHVDENNRRVNAILARADSLVVEHTAYVGMQDYLLGTENELSTSEAELYFRTAEPEQIPVLTGLVEKTVRKDYPAAVVTFSPPVTIFEKLFVTGEPDLVAQLRRADRASVPEAGEVRAIEDAMARETGCAPEGTPFRSQLDLEVDRSRLLLYNVDYDEVVRVLRTALKDNQVSTLRSYQQYLPIGIAGREMSVNRILAETLVETRTDAASGERDYIPLRELVRIVPGEDLKEITAGRNGEYIPVNFYEVKDVPQVMDGIRRAVDGDSRWEVSFGGSFFSNKKMMGELTVILFISVLLMYFILCAQFESFLQPLIVLAEIPMDIAFGLVLLWATGHTMNLMSAIGIIVSCGIVVNDSILKLDSINELRREGMPLLEAIHTAGHRRLRAIIMTTLTTVFAMVPLLFTSDLGSEMQRPLSVAMIGTMMVGLVISLFVIPLIYWFIYRKHEVKKI; encoded by the coding sequence ATGGTAAGATTTCTGATAAAAAGACCGATAGCGGTACTCATGGCTTTCACCGCCTGCTTCATCGTGGGGCTGGTGACTTACTTCTCGCTGCCCGTATCGCTGCTTCCGGACATAGACATTCCGCAGATCACCGTGCAGGTGAGCGGGGAGAACTCGTCGGCCCGCGAGCTGGAGAACACGATGGTGGCTCCACTGAGAAGGCAGCTCATGCAGGTGTCGGGGCTCAGCGAGATGCGGAGCGAGACGCGCGACGGGTCGGGCATCATCCGCCTGTCGTTCGATTTCGGCACGGATACCGACCTGGCCTTCATCGAGGTGAACGAGAAGATTGACGCGGCCATGAACAGCCTGCCCCGGGATGCGGCAAGGCCGAAGGCCGTCAAGGCGAGCGCCACAGATATACCGGTGTTCTACCTGAACATGACGCTGAAGAAGGATGTGCCTTACCGGGAAACGGACGGGGACGCCTTTCTGGAGATGTGCACGCTGGCGGAGAACGTGGTGAAGCGGCGCATCGAACAGCTGCCGCAGGTGGCCATGGCCGACATGACGGGGGTGCCGCAGAAGATGCTGCGCATCGTGCCGGATATGGGCAGGATGGAGAGCCTGGGCATGGGCATTGCCGACCTGGAGGCCATCCTCTCGTCGAACAACGTGGAGCCGGGGAGCATGCTGGTGCGCGACGGGTATTATGAATACAACATCCGCATCGCCTCTATTCTCCGTACGCCGGAGGACGTGCGGCAGATCTGGTTCAACCGCAACGGACAGGTGAGGCAGCTGGGGGACATCTGCGACGTGCAGACGGTTACCCGCAACGAGACGGGGCGCTCGCTGGCAGGAGGGAAGCGGGCGGTGACGCTGGCCATCATCAAGCAGGGCGAGGAGAACATGGACAACCTGCGCCGTGAGCTGAAGGAGACCACGGACTATTTCACAAGGATATATCCCGACATAGAGTTCAGCATCAGCCGGAACCAGACGGAGCTGCTGGACTATACCATATCGAACCTGCAGCAGAACTTCACGCTGGGCTTCCTGTTCATCTTCATCGTGGCGGTGTTCTTCATCGGCGACGTGCGTTCGCCGCTGGTCATCGGCATCACCATGATTGCCTCGGTGGTGATCACGTTCTTCTTTTTCTACCTCTGCCGGGTCTCGCTCAACGTGATCTCGCTTTCGGGACTGATCCTGGCGGTGGGCATGATGATTGACAATGCCATCATCGTGACGGAGAACGTGTCGCAGTACCGTGAGAAGGGGTATTCGCTGAAGCGTGCGGCCGTGGCGGGAACCTCGGAGATGATCACGCCGATGCTGAGCTCGTCGCTCACCACCATCGCGGTGTTCGTGCCGCTGGTGTTCATGAGCGGGATAGCCGGGGCCATCTTCATGGACGAGGCGTTTTCCATCACCTCGGGACTGATGGTGTCGTATTTCACGGGCATCATGCTGCTGCCTGTGCTGTATGTGCTGTTCTACCGTACGGGTATCAGGAAGCACAACTGGTTTACCGCCAACTTTAAGAACCTGCTGAAGAACGAATGGCTGACGCGGTTCTATGACGCGGGTATTGAGTGGGTTTTCGCACATAAGACTGTTACCATGTTTCTTGCCATCGTGTCGCTGCCGCTGTGTGTGCTGATGTTCTTGGTAATTGACAAGGAGCGTATGCCGGAGATTGACCAGAACGAGGTGGTGGTGGGCATTGAATGGAACGAGAACATCCATGTGGACGAGAACAACCGCAGGGTGAACGCTATACTGGCCCGGGCCGATTCGCTGGTGGTGGAGCATACGGCCTACGTGGGCATGCAGGACTATCTGCTGGGCACGGAGAACGAACTTTCCACTTCCGAGGCGGAACTGTATTTCCGGACGGCGGAGCCGGAGCAGATTCCGGTACTGACCGGACTTGTGGAAAAGACCGTCCGGAAGGATTACCCTGCGGCTGTGGTGACTTTCTCGCCGCCGGTGACCATCTTCGAGAAGCTTTTCGTCACGGGGGAACCCGACCTGGTGGCGCAGCTCCGCAGGGCCGACCGCGCATCGGTTCCGGAGGCGGGGGAAGTGCGGGCGATAGAGGATGCCATGGCCCGGGAGACCGGCTGTGCGCCCGAGGGCACGCCTTTCCGCAGCCAGCTGGACCTGGAGGTGGACCGCAGCCGCCTGCTCCTGTACAATGTGGACTATGACGAGGTGGTGAGGGTGCTCCGTACGGCCCTGAAGGACAACCAGGTGTCTACCCTGCGCTCGTACCAGCAGTATCTGCCCATCGGCATCGCCGGAAGGGAGATGAGCGTGAACCGCATCCTGGCGGAGACGCTGGTGGAGACCCGGACGGACGCGGCATCGGGAGAAAGGGACTACATCCCGCTGCGCGAGCTGGTGCGCATCGTTCCCGGGGAGGACCTGAAGGAGATCACTGCCGGACGCAACGGGGAGTACATCCCGGTGAATTTCTATGAGGTGAAGGATGTGCCGCAGGTGATGGACGGCATACGCAGGGCGGTCGACGGTGACAGCCGCTGGGAGGTGTCGTTCGGCGGAAGCTTCTTCTCGAACAAAAAGATGATGGGAGAGCTGACGGTGATTCTGTTCATCTCGGTGCTGCTGATGTATTTCATCCTCTGCGCCCAGTTTGAGAGCTTCCTCCAGCCGCTGATCGTGCTGGCGGAGATTCCGATGGACATCGCCTTCGGACTGGTGCTGCTGTGGGCCACGGGGCATACCATGAACCTGATGTCGGCCATCGGCATCATCGTTTCCTGCGGTATCGTGGTGAACGACTCCATCCTGAAGCTGGACTCCATCAACGAGCTGCGCAGGGAAGGCATGCCGCTGCTGGAGGCCATCCATACGGCAGGTCACCGGAGGCTGAGGGCCATCATCATGACGACGCTGACCACGGTGTTCGCCATGGTGCCCCTGCTCTTCACGTCCGACCTGGGCTCGGAGATGCAGCGTCCGCTTTCGGTGGCGATGATCGGCACCATGATGGTGGGACTTGTCATCAGCCTTTTTGTCATTCCGCTTATTTACTGGTTTATCTATAGAAAACATGAAGTCAAGAAGATTTAG
- a CDS encoding TolC family protein: MKSRRFSILFLLLLCAAGMKAQHVLRLDLKETITMANDSSLSAFRYQNMYLSGYWEYRSYKAARLPSLTLNMTPAQYYRYITQRYDSQENVDVYREQQMLSASAGLSVAQNFDLLGGTFYVDTQLDYMRNFGDTKSTQFSSIPFRIGYQQELLGFNAFRWDRKIEPLKFEKVKKQYLYNAESVSEEAVSYFFTLAMAQADYELARDNVATTDTLYAVGEQRQKIAAISQADLLTLKLDKVNARNTLKNAEIARKRAMSALATFLNLDRNAYIELELPSRPRYIDVPADRAMVLARENNPTYLEQRQNVLEAEREVDRTRKESRFNASFNASVGFNQVADNFSAAYRNLLQQDLVSFTVSIPLIDWGVRKGKYNMARNNLNVVKIAARQEEISLEEDVMMTVSDFNVQQDLIASASEALDLAELAYDQTRRRFIIGKSDISSLTLALNRQQEARKNYIQALQNYWLNYYKIRKLTLHDFETGMSLSDRFDFENHLR; encoded by the coding sequence ATGAAGTCAAGAAGATTTAGCATACTGTTCCTGCTGCTGCTCTGCGCGGCGGGAATGAAGGCCCAGCACGTGCTGCGGCTGGATTTGAAGGAGACCATCACGATGGCCAACGACAGCTCGCTGTCGGCTTTCCGTTATCAGAACATGTACCTGTCGGGCTACTGGGAGTACCGCAGCTACAAGGCGGCGCGCCTGCCGAGCCTCACGCTGAACATGACCCCGGCGCAGTATTACCGCTACATCACGCAGCGTTACGACTCGCAGGAGAATGTCGACGTGTACCGCGAGCAGCAGATGCTGAGCGCCAGCGCGGGGCTGAGCGTGGCGCAGAACTTCGACCTGCTGGGCGGTACGTTCTATGTGGACACGCAGCTGGACTACATGCGGAACTTCGGCGACACGAAGTCGACGCAGTTTTCCAGCATCCCTTTCCGTATAGGCTACCAGCAGGAACTGCTGGGCTTCAATGCCTTCCGCTGGGACCGGAAGATAGAGCCTTTGAAGTTTGAGAAGGTGAAGAAGCAGTATCTCTACAATGCAGAGAGCGTGTCGGAGGAAGCGGTAAGCTATTTCTTTACCCTTGCCATGGCGCAGGCCGATTATGAGCTGGCGCGGGACAATGTGGCCACCACCGATACGCTGTATGCCGTCGGGGAGCAGCGCCAGAAGATTGCGGCCATCTCACAGGCCGACCTGCTGACGCTGAAGCTGGACAAGGTGAACGCGCGCAACACGCTGAAGAATGCGGAGATCGCGCGCAAGCGTGCGATGTCGGCCCTGGCCACCTTCCTGAACCTGGACCGCAACGCGTACATCGAGCTGGAACTTCCGTCGCGTCCGCGGTATATTGACGTGCCGGCCGACCGGGCCATGGTGCTGGCGCGGGAGAACAACCCGACGTACCTGGAACAGCGCCAGAACGTGCTGGAGGCGGAGCGTGAGGTGGACCGCACGCGGAAGGAGTCGCGCTTCAATGCCAGCTTCAATGCCAGCGTGGGCTTCAACCAGGTGGCCGACAACTTCAGTGCGGCGTACCGGAACCTGCTTCAGCAGGACCTGGTGTCGTTCACGGTTTCCATTCCGCTGATAGACTGGGGCGTGAGAAAGGGCAAGTACAACATGGCCAGAAACAACCTGAACGTGGTGAAGATTGCCGCCCGTCAGGAAGAAATCAGCCTGGAGGAGGACGTGATGATGACGGTGAGTGACTTCAACGTGCAGCAGGACCTGATAGCCAGCGCCTCGGAGGCGCTCGACCTGGCGGAGCTGGCCTACGACCAGACGCGCAGGCGTTTCATCATCGGCAAGTCGGACATCAGCAGCCTGACGCTGGCCCTGAACCGCCAGCAGGAGGCGCGGAAGAACTACATACAGGCACTCCAGAACTACTGGCTGAACTACTACAAGATCCGCAAGCTCACGCTGCACGACTTTGAAACGGGCATGTCGCTTTCCGACCGTTTTGATTTTGAGAACCATTTGAGATGA
- a CDS encoding efflux RND transporter periplasmic adaptor subunit has product MKTHYVYVLLAAGMLAGCGEKKDDTSGKEGVETVLPSQANEVTVMTLKRTTFNHELVSNGKVTASQYADLSFRLTSEPVAHIYVKNGDAVKKGQKIAGLDLFTLKNSLEKAEIALRQSELEMKDVLIGQGYAPDRMQSIPKDIVRLAEVKSGYGQSRAAYELAKFELEQAVITAPFDGVVANLETRGFNRPDGTKPFCRVIGSGGMEVAFKVLESELPLVRRGDRVEVAPFAGTAGACSGTVSEINPLVDGNGLVSVRARVNGGARLFDGMNVRVSVKRSVPGQLVVPKTAVVLRTGKQVVFTLKDGRAVWNYVTTGLENMTEYTVTGEGMEEGAQVIVTGNVNLAHEAPVKVIP; this is encoded by the coding sequence ATGAAAACACACTACGTATATGTGCTGCTTGCCGCCGGAATGTTGGCAGGCTGCGGCGAGAAGAAAGATGATACTTCCGGAAAGGAAGGAGTGGAAACGGTTCTGCCTTCACAGGCGAACGAGGTGACGGTCATGACGCTGAAGAGGACCACGTTCAACCATGAGCTGGTGAGCAACGGCAAGGTGACGGCCTCACAGTATGCCGACCTCTCGTTCCGCCTCACATCGGAGCCGGTGGCACACATCTATGTGAAGAACGGCGATGCGGTGAAGAAGGGTCAGAAGATAGCCGGACTCGACCTGTTCACCCTGAAGAACAGCCTGGAGAAGGCGGAGATAGCCCTGCGCCAGTCGGAACTGGAGATGAAGGATGTGCTGATAGGGCAGGGGTATGCGCCCGACCGCATGCAGTCAATCCCCAAAGACATAGTACGGCTTGCCGAGGTGAAGAGCGGCTACGGCCAGAGCCGTGCGGCATACGAGCTGGCGAAGTTCGAGCTGGAGCAGGCGGTGATCACCGCACCGTTCGACGGAGTGGTGGCCAATCTGGAGACGCGGGGTTTCAACCGTCCGGACGGTACGAAGCCCTTCTGCCGCGTGATAGGAAGCGGGGGTATGGAGGTGGCCTTCAAGGTGCTGGAGAGCGAGCTGCCGCTTGTCAGGCGGGGAGACCGGGTGGAGGTGGCCCCGTTTGCCGGGACAGCCGGGGCATGCAGCGGTACGGTGTCGGAAATCAACCCGCTGGTGGACGGGAACGGGCTGGTGAGCGTAAGGGCCAGGGTGAACGGCGGTGCAAGACTGTTCGACGGCATGAACGTGCGTGTAAGCGTGAAACGCTCCGTTCCCGGCCAGCTTGTGGTACCGAAGACGGCGGTGGTGCTGCGCACGGGCAAGCAGGTGGTGTTTACCCTGAAGGACGGCAGGGCGGTGTGGAACTATGTGACCACCGGACTGGAGAACATGACCGAATATACCGTGACAGGCGAGGGCATGGAGGAAGGGGCACAGGTCATCGTGACCGGAAATGTGAACCTTGCGCATGAGGCTCCTGTAAAAGTGATACCTTAA
- a CDS encoding BF3164 family lipoprotein: MMHLGKSCLFVIICCLSSACGHQMSYDNATSFSWSDFQSVECGDTLKLPHDCFLSMPLRILCVDSTLFVQNRKGDGFIQRFRLPQLTPIGEASISMGNGPQELLNAYRMQAMDSLFGISDLMGGSVMFYPKDSACNASHFPSGRKVRLEEPFSDVVFLSGRPQFVTTVLNTEHKRLTFFAADGTSRQTTGMYPTFGTELSPLEQMEGYACEMAVDLSNSHIWLFYKSTDLIEIYDYEGRLVKRLHGPDHFFPAVRELSNEEGLQKVSSVSGETRDAYFCPLYSGGKIYVLYSGRVYHEGQSIDSYLLDTMLSFNLDGTPDKVYKLPVPVFTFAIDEINRTLYGLSFVPEYHLVKYAF; the protein is encoded by the coding sequence ATGATGCATTTAGGAAAGAGTTGTTTGTTTGTGATAATCTGCTGTCTGTCATCCGCTTGCGGACACCAGATGTCGTATGATAATGCCACGTCATTTTCCTGGTCCGATTTTCAGTCGGTGGAATGTGGCGATACATTGAAACTGCCGCATGACTGTTTTCTGTCAATGCCGTTGCGCATCTTGTGCGTGGATTCGACCTTGTTTGTCCAGAATCGAAAAGGTGACGGCTTTATCCAAAGATTCAGGCTGCCCCAGCTTACTCCTATAGGAGAGGCTAGCATTTCAATGGGGAATGGTCCACAGGAACTGTTGAATGCTTATCGTATGCAGGCAATGGATTCGTTGTTCGGAATTTCTGATCTGATGGGAGGGAGTGTCATGTTCTATCCTAAAGATTCAGCCTGCAATGCGTCTCATTTCCCGTCGGGACGAAAGGTCCGGCTGGAGGAGCCGTTTAGTGATGTCGTTTTCTTGTCCGGCCGTCCACAGTTTGTCACGACCGTCTTGAATACAGAGCATAAGCGTCTGACTTTCTTTGCTGCGGATGGCACCTCGCGGCAGACCACAGGAATGTACCCTACCTTTGGAACCGAACTGTCTCCTTTGGAGCAAATGGAAGGTTACGCCTGTGAGATGGCGGTTGATCTGTCGAACAGTCATATCTGGCTTTTCTATAAATCGACAGACCTGATAGAAATTTATGATTATGAAGGGAGGCTGGTTAAACGTCTTCATGGACCTGACCATTTTTTCCCTGCTGTAAGGGAACTTTCCAATGAAGAGGGTCTTCAGAAAGTAAGTTCTGTTTCCGGAGAAACACGTGATGCATATTTCTGCCCTCTTTATTCGGGTGGAAAGATTTATGTATTATATTCCGGTAGGGTGTACCACGAGGGGCAATCCATAGATTCCTACCTTCTAGACACCATGCTGTCTTTCAATCTAGACGGAACTCCTGACAAGGTTTATAAGCTTCCTGTACCTGTGTTTACATTTGCAATTGATGAGATAAACAGGACTTTATATGGCCTGAGTTTTGTGCCTGAATATCATTTGGTAAAGTATGCTTTTTAA
- a CDS encoding BF3164 family lipoprotein, protein MLKLLPLTISVFLFSCSQTAEINDINKLFSDCDTIEYTVLSTDEHLWGKPFSMKYIDSMLFVYDDIAGEDIFHLVDLNHKNKVLGLGKKGQGKNEFIMPMEYLPCGDTAIAVFDYGNKKLFNLNIDDFLKQRKESEVWYKDTFPGTVKLFPTKFNTLLSFGFYDDCMFYLQKGNEIIQKFGEFPYRDTKEKQIENRLRGLAYQGILHNNPSNDKFVYAVNNAEIVYFYHIDSLSVRKVSEYKYSYPKYEPRQENNTRAAPISGDNIRAFIDATTSDNFVYLLYSGKTYKEDGLKSFEGNIIYVFDWMGNAYKKIFLNLPVFRFCVDRNDNTIYAFSNNPDPVLISFPLTIR, encoded by the coding sequence ATGTTAAAACTTTTACCTTTAACTATTTCAGTATTCTTATTTTCTTGCTCCCAAACTGCTGAAATAAATGATATTAATAAGCTTTTTTCAGACTGTGATACAATAGAATATACAGTTTTGAGCACAGATGAACATTTATGGGGAAAGCCTTTCAGCATGAAATATATAGATTCAATGCTTTTTGTGTATGACGACATAGCAGGGGAGGATATATTTCATTTGGTAGATTTAAATCATAAAAACAAGGTTTTGGGATTAGGGAAAAAAGGTCAAGGGAAAAATGAGTTTATAATGCCTATGGAATATTTGCCATGCGGTGATACAGCCATTGCTGTATTCGATTATGGAAATAAAAAATTATTCAATTTGAATATAGATGATTTTTTGAAACAAAGGAAAGAATCAGAAGTTTGGTATAAAGATACTTTTCCAGGTACTGTAAAACTTTTCCCTACAAAATTTAATACACTGTTGTCATTTGGTTTTTACGATGACTGTATGTTTTATTTGCAAAAGGGAAATGAGATAATTCAGAAATTTGGAGAATTTCCATATCGTGATACAAAAGAAAAGCAGATTGAAAATCGTTTGAGAGGGTTAGCTTACCAGGGTATTCTTCATAATAATCCTTCAAATGATAAATTTGTTTATGCTGTAAATAATGCAGAAATTGTGTATTTTTATCATATAGACTCGTTATCAGTAAGAAAAGTTTCTGAATATAAATATAGTTATCCGAAATATGAACCAAGGCAGGAAAATAATACGAGAGCTGCCCCTATAAGTGGTGACAATATCAGAGCCTTTATAGATGCTACAACTAGTGATAACTTTGTTTATCTGTTATATTCAGGAAAAACATATAAAGAAGATGGTCTGAAATCTTTTGAAGGGAATATTATCTATGTATTTGACTGGATGGGTAATGCTTATAAAAAAATATTTTTGAATCTTCCTGTATTCAGATTCTGTGTGGATAGAAACGACAACACAATATATGCATTCTCAAATAATCCAGATCCGGTTCTCATTAGCTTTCCTTTAACCATAAGATAA
- a CDS encoding 6-bladed beta-propeller encodes MKYISIIIVTLLFLQCSEKNNQLNEKRITVDLEERTETSVFDLMDSITVVPLESSDSCLISTIHQIEKKNDTLYIYDMQQSSFFCYKTNGDFLFKISDKGSGPEEYQYIEHFSVSETGEIFLLEPWGNIYHYGNNGIFIQKIKLPNVLKSYNEIYVRRNSIVINSLSGDILYFSLPDGTYQSFHLYERMNIFFPLKRTSVYNDSIMNVSLFDNQIYKIGQDGLASSWAWDFKENNNSEKDIKRLTNEIEYKSGDNHNSVMTDYIGKGKPLRQFIYTSCESNRFKIALMEHDNNFLHVFHDKSNKMNRVFTRTKENTIFHTCTYSDNTFIYFNQPFVKGWRDLTCITKEVLGEKYNLYKNIIDDYDSNPVVILFHLKK; translated from the coding sequence ATGAAATATATATCAATAATAATAGTGACATTACTATTCTTACAGTGTTCAGAAAAAAACAATCAACTGAATGAAAAAAGAATAACAGTCGACTTGGAAGAAAGGACAGAGACATCTGTATTCGATTTAATGGATTCTATCACTGTGGTTCCATTAGAGTCATCTGATTCATGCTTAATTTCCACTATTCATCAAATAGAAAAGAAAAATGATACTCTTTATATATATGACATGCAGCAATCATCCTTCTTCTGTTATAAAACCAACGGGGATTTTCTTTTCAAAATATCAGATAAAGGAAGCGGACCTGAAGAATATCAATATATAGAACATTTCTCTGTATCTGAAACAGGTGAAATATTTTTACTGGAACCTTGGGGTAATATATATCACTACGGCAACAATGGTATATTCATACAAAAAATCAAATTACCGAATGTACTAAAATCATATAACGAAATTTACGTCAGGAGAAATTCTATAGTTATAAATTCATTGTCAGGAGATATATTATATTTTTCACTACCTGACGGTACATATCAGAGCTTTCATTTATATGAAAGAATGAATATTTTCTTCCCTCTGAAAAGAACATCTGTATATAATGACTCCATCATGAATGTTTCTCTTTTTGATAATCAGATTTATAAAATAGGCCAGGATGGGTTAGCCTCTTCATGGGCATGGGATTTCAAAGAGAATAACAACAGTGAAAAGGACATAAAAAGACTGACAAATGAAATAGAATATAAGTCAGGCGACAATCACAATTCCGTTATGACAGACTATATAGGGAAAGGAAAGCCTCTAAGACAATTTATTTATACATCATGCGAATCTAACCGTTTCAAAATCGCACTGATGGAACATGACAATAATTTCCTGCATGTATTCCATGATAAAAGCAACAAAATGAACCGTGTTTTCACAAGGACAAAGGAAAATACAATATTTCATACTTGTACATATAGTGACAACACATTTATATATTTCAATCAGCCATTTGTCAAAGGATGGAGAGATTTAACATGCATAACAAAAGAAGTATTAGGAGAAAAATACAATTTATACAAAAATATTATAGATGATTATGACAGTAATCCAGTTGTTATACTATTCCATTTAAAAAAGTAA